Proteins from one Mucilaginibacter jinjuensis genomic window:
- a CDS encoding peptidase domain-containing ABC transporter produces MRFPNFSQLNFTDCGPTCLKIILKYYGKNCSLEYLKNICPVTRSGISLGDILNAARILGFSATPVKVTTDSLKKNLHLPCILHWRSDHFVVLYKISKSDYYYISDPGFGRLKLSTAEFESLWKDKNKMGVALNLIPSESLLETNFPYSTPGNELKKTIEFVKINFKGHYGKLSLLSALLLFGAFLLYLLPLTMQRLIDHGVNQKSLSVVYQVFFIQIAIILGQTAGEWFKGVIRVKFSMHVSVNIIKNLLNKLVKLPLTYFDTKLNTDILQRIEDQQKIESFLTQKITQAIFSLVLIVIFSVLLASYNIRIFYLFFGLSCFSFIWISLFLNKRKNIDYYTFKLAADNRNSLTEIIQGMKEIKINNAQSRKISLWTDIQREYFKLKIRSLNLNLYQTIGVGTITQVKNILITCSCAIWVINGKFTLGELLSVSYISGMMSAPMESLVDFIQTGQEAKLSFDRIDEVHQKSDENAYSDSGAPISPAKGIYFNDVSFKYEGSFNPYVLSNLSLSIPIGKTTAIVGSSGSGKTTLLKLLLKFYDPQIGDIYIDDLNMKDINSDSWRECCGTVMQDGYIFSGTIADNIALAEVEPDLNHLDFSLKTACLDQFVSQLPLGLNTKIGSGGSDLSGGQKQRILIARAVYKNPQFLFFDEATSSLDAKNERDIMENLNTFLAGKTVVVVAHRLSTVKNADQIIVLDAGKIVEVGSHETLAKNQKYYYSLIKNQLELGS; encoded by the coding sequence ATGAGATTCCCCAATTTTTCACAATTAAACTTTACCGATTGCGGACCTACTTGCTTAAAAATAATATTAAAATATTACGGTAAGAATTGTAGTCTTGAATATTTGAAAAATATCTGTCCCGTTACTCGATCGGGAATCAGTCTTGGCGACATTTTAAATGCCGCTAGAATATTAGGGTTCTCCGCAACACCCGTTAAAGTAACCACAGATAGTTTAAAAAAGAATTTGCACTTACCTTGCATCCTGCACTGGCGAAGTGACCATTTTGTGGTATTGTATAAAATTTCAAAGTCAGATTACTATTATATTTCAGATCCGGGTTTTGGAAGATTAAAACTTTCTACAGCGGAATTTGAATCTTTATGGAAAGATAAGAATAAGATGGGTGTTGCCTTAAATCTTATCCCAAGCGAATCGCTTCTTGAAACTAACTTTCCTTATAGCACGCCTGGAAACGAGCTGAAAAAAACCATTGAATTCGTTAAAATCAATTTCAAAGGTCACTACGGTAAACTATCATTATTGTCCGCGTTGTTGCTTTTTGGGGCATTTTTGCTCTATTTGCTACCATTAACTATGCAAAGGTTAATCGATCACGGAGTAAATCAGAAAAGCTTAAGTGTAGTTTATCAAGTCTTTTTTATCCAGATTGCCATCATCTTAGGACAAACTGCCGGCGAATGGTTTAAAGGTGTAATACGTGTCAAGTTCAGCATGCATGTTAGTGTAAACATCATAAAAAATTTATTAAATAAGTTAGTCAAATTACCTTTAACTTATTTCGACACGAAATTAAATACCGATATATTGCAAAGAATCGAGGACCAGCAAAAGATAGAGTCGTTTTTAACTCAGAAAATAACGCAAGCTATTTTTTCACTTGTATTAATTGTTATTTTTTCTGTACTCCTGGCAAGCTATAACATTCGTATTTTCTATTTATTTTTTGGGTTGAGTTGCTTTTCCTTTATATGGATTTCTCTATTTCTTAATAAGCGAAAAAACATAGACTACTATACATTTAAGTTGGCTGCCGATAATAGAAATTCGCTTACGGAGATCATACAAGGAATGAAGGAAATAAAGATAAATAATGCCCAATCACGTAAGATCAGTCTTTGGACAGATATTCAAAGAGAATATTTCAAATTAAAGATAAGGTCCTTAAATCTAAACTTATACCAAACTATTGGAGTGGGAACTATTACGCAAGTCAAAAACATTTTGATTACTTGCTCCTGTGCGATCTGGGTTATTAATGGTAAGTTCACATTAGGAGAATTGCTTAGTGTGAGTTACATCTCGGGGATGATGTCAGCGCCAATGGAATCATTGGTCGATTTTATACAGACAGGCCAGGAAGCCAAGTTGTCTTTTGATAGGATCGATGAAGTTCACCAAAAATCAGACGAAAATGCGTACTCGGATTCGGGGGCTCCAATATCACCTGCTAAAGGGATTTATTTTAATGATGTAAGTTTTAAATATGAAGGTAGTTTTAATCCCTATGTACTAAGTAATTTATCCCTGTCGATTCCAATTGGTAAAACTACAGCAATAGTAGGCAGTAGCGGTAGCGGAAAAACAACCTTATTAAAACTGCTTTTAAAATTCTATGACCCACAAATTGGAGATATCTACATTGACGATCTAAACATGAAAGATATCAACTCAGACAGTTGGAGGGAGTGTTGTGGAACAGTTATGCAAGATGGTTATATTTTTAGCGGTACAATAGCCGATAACATTGCCCTTGCAGAGGTGGAACCCGATTTAAACCATTTGGATTTTTCTTTAAAAACAGCTTGCCTCGACCAATTTGTTAGCCAGCTCCCATTAGGTTTAAATACCAAAATCGGAAGCGGGGGTAGCGACTTAAGTGGCGGGCAAAAACAACGAATTTTAATAGCTAGAGCGGTTTACAAAAACCCGCAGTTTCTGTTTTTCGATGAGGCGACCAGCTCATTAGATGCTAAAAACGAACGGGATATTATGGAAAATTTAAATACCTTTTTGGCTGGAAAAACAGTTGTTGTTGTCGCACATCGCTTAAGCACTGTAAAAAATGCGGACCAAATTATAGTACTTGATGCAGGTAAAATTGTTGAAGTCGGCAGTCATGAAACACTCGCCAAAAATCAGAAGTATTATTACAGTTTGATTAAAAATCAATTGGAGTTGGGAAGTTAA
- a CDS encoding RNA polymerase sigma factor, whose product MRSEKELIIAAIDGDLDAFKQIISANERLVVHFVSRIITDENDIKDVTQDVFIKVFKNLKRFNFQSKLSTWIAQIAYTTSINYLKKNKVYVREIENSANENGGLEMTPEDLLIKKNEKDFLMEQIGRLPTMYRTVLTLFHINEHSYDEIEKITQLPAGTVKSYLFRARKQLKDNLQRYSKLKDGKIN is encoded by the coding sequence ATGCGATCTGAGAAAGAACTTATAATAGCGGCTATTGATGGTGACCTCGATGCCTTTAAGCAAATCATTAGTGCGAACGAGAGACTGGTGGTGCATTTCGTATCAAGGATTATTACCGATGAAAATGATATAAAAGATGTGACGCAAGATGTCTTCATAAAAGTTTTCAAGAATTTGAAAAGATTTAACTTTCAAAGTAAGTTGTCTACATGGATTGCTCAAATCGCTTATACCACATCAATTAATTATCTCAAGAAGAATAAGGTCTACGTACGCGAAATAGAAAACAGCGCTAATGAAAACGGAGGTTTGGAGATGACGCCGGAAGATTTGCTTATCAAAAAAAATGAAAAAGATTTTTTGATGGAGCAAATTGGTCGATTACCAACAATGTATAGAACCGTTTTAACATTATTTCACATTAACGAACATAGTTACGACGAAATTGAAAAAATAACCCAGTTACCAGCAGGTACAGTGAAGAGTTATTTGTTCAGAGCACGTAAGCAATTAAAAGATAACCTACAACGCTATTCAAAACTAAAAGATGGGAAAATTAACTGA
- a CDS encoding TonB-dependent receptor, whose protein sequence is MINTYIATAKYFLLRKNFSLKIVLTLFILFLSVSCAGQKIIGSIVDSENHPVDSALVELFKSSNGLSVQYQKTNAQGSFTFLQLEYTDYFLKISRSNFRDTTIKVHLNPIKNESQIINIGSPTIKELKEVIIKYQKPTFEKKIDRFIFNMQNSSLAVGNNSWDVLRQTPMLNADNDGSLSIAGVKGVTVYVNDRKINLSGDDLYQYLRTMPSENIDRIEILTVPSSKYAAGNPGGIINIVLKKNQSQGLNVIATLSDQQATLNSQVASSQITFRTPTFNALLSLNAASTNLHLQTNNQIGYLQSSEKESLITDIDIKPQNNLNTSLQLDFDLSKKSKISLLTDYRYTNTDRLSVANDNIAASNNNEVTLLSESPFNEGRHLLNNNLFYQYQTKNSKLIVSSDFLHYTSNSVSDFTSYTTDIPPALNSAVSTSNLQTINSLGSQVDYSYTITKKTQLQTGLRFSSTHNSNKFDYDQFSNGVFMNNPRYSDDFHYREKIFAMYATLQTAINKKLDAMAGIRFEQTDLNNNSDFTGAEFKTNYSNVFPSLYLDYKVNDNNDLSFAVKSDISRPTYSQLNPFTYLLGTKYFVSGNPLLRPSNALTAEITYSYTDSYIFQAGYTYSNHLIGQIPVVHRPDTIILERFNYGNSDNFHFTNVIDHVIIKGVWNLNLTNTFSYQYQNVQTATFVGATKNLMYNGNLKQTFPNVLKSKIDADVSFNINTTQKYANTKVSPYSDLNLGFVRKYPKQGIIISLYAADVLNTIKNKSFQIDSDTYQTTLHTFGDSRSIRISITKRFGNNKVKNLSKRTTENSEEINRIK, encoded by the coding sequence ATGATAAACACATACATTGCTACGGCAAAATATTTCCTATTGCGTAAAAACTTTTCATTAAAGATTGTTTTAACTCTATTTATACTATTCTTATCAGTTTCCTGCGCAGGTCAAAAAATAATTGGGTCAATCGTTGATTCCGAAAATCATCCGGTTGATTCTGCGTTAGTCGAGTTATTTAAATCCTCCAACGGCCTGTCCGTACAGTATCAAAAAACTAATGCGCAGGGATCGTTTACATTTTTGCAGCTGGAATACACGGATTATTTTTTAAAAATATCCCGTTCAAATTTTCGGGATACTACGATTAAGGTCCATCTAAATCCTATCAAGAATGAGAGCCAAATAATCAATATAGGTTCCCCAACCATCAAGGAACTCAAGGAGGTCATTATTAAATATCAAAAACCAACATTTGAAAAAAAAATCGATCGATTTATATTTAACATGCAAAACTCAAGCCTGGCGGTAGGAAACAATTCATGGGATGTCCTGAGACAGACTCCTATGCTTAATGCAGACAACGATGGCAGCTTGTCCATTGCCGGAGTTAAGGGTGTTACGGTATATGTCAATGACAGAAAAATAAACTTGAGCGGCGATGATCTTTACCAGTATCTGCGAACCATGCCGTCCGAAAATATTGACAGAATTGAGATTTTGACTGTACCATCAAGCAAATATGCAGCTGGAAATCCAGGCGGTATAATTAATATAGTCTTAAAAAAAAATCAGTCACAGGGCTTAAATGTTATCGCTACGTTATCCGACCAACAGGCAACTTTAAATTCACAGGTTGCCTCGTCTCAAATCACATTTAGAACACCCACATTCAACGCTTTGTTATCGCTAAACGCGGCATCAACCAATCTACATTTGCAAACGAATAATCAAATTGGCTATTTGCAATCAAGTGAAAAGGAAAGCCTGATAACAGACATTGACATTAAGCCACAAAATAATTTAAACACCTCTCTTCAACTTGATTTTGATCTTTCAAAAAAATCTAAGATTTCGCTTTTAACAGATTATAGGTATACCAATACAGATAGACTCAGCGTAGCAAACGATAACATTGCAGCGAGTAACAATAATGAAGTTACATTATTAAGTGAAAGTCCTTTTAACGAGGGTCGGCACCTACTAAATAATAATCTATTTTATCAATATCAGACAAAAAATTCTAAATTGATTGTCAGTTCTGATTTTCTCCATTACACAAGCAATAGCGTATCGGATTTTACCTCTTATACGACAGATATTCCTCCCGCACTAAACAGCGCTGTCTCAACGTCGAATTTGCAGACCATTAATAGCTTGGGCTCTCAAGTTGACTATAGCTATACTATTACTAAGAAAACGCAGTTGCAAACAGGCCTCCGGTTCTCAAGCACTCATAACAGTAATAAATTTGACTATGATCAATTTAGTAATGGTGTATTTATGAATAATCCTAGGTATTCTGACGATTTTCATTACAGGGAAAAAATATTTGCAATGTACGCAACACTTCAGACAGCGATTAATAAAAAACTGGACGCCATGGCAGGAATACGTTTTGAGCAAACAGATTTAAATAACAATAGCGATTTTACAGGTGCAGAGTTCAAAACAAATTACTCAAACGTATTCCCTTCTTTATACCTGGATTATAAGGTGAACGATAATAATGATTTAAGTTTTGCCGTCAAAAGCGATATTTCCAGACCAACCTATAGTCAACTTAACCCATTTACCTATCTGTTAGGCACAAAATATTTTGTTTCTGGCAATCCACTTTTAAGACCATCCAATGCCCTTACCGCTGAAATTACATATAGTTATACTGACTCTTATATATTTCAAGCAGGCTATACCTACTCTAATCATTTAATTGGCCAGATCCCCGTCGTTCATAGGCCTGACACGATTATTTTAGAGCGATTTAACTATGGTAACTCGGATAATTTCCATTTTACCAACGTTATTGATCATGTTATCATTAAAGGGGTTTGGAACTTAAACTTAACAAATACATTTAGCTATCAATATCAAAATGTGCAAACTGCAACATTTGTCGGCGCAACTAAAAACTTAATGTATAATGGAAATCTGAAACAAACATTTCCAAATGTCCTTAAATCTAAAATAGATGCCGACGTTAGCTTCAACATTAACACTACTCAGAAATATGCAAATACTAAAGTTAGTCCTTACAGTGATTTGAACCTTGGATTTGTTAGAAAATATCCCAAACAAGGCATTATTATATCTTTATATGCCGCTGATGTTTTAAATACCATTAAGAACAAAAGCTTTCAAATCGACTCCGATACTTACCAAACTACTTTACATACCTTCGGTGACAGCAGATCTATACGTATTTCAATTACTAAGCGATTTGGAAACAATAAAGTAAAAAACCTATCTAAAAGAACTACTGAAAATAGTGAAGAAATTAATAGAATTAAATAG
- a CDS encoding DUF4010 domain-containing protein, translated as MLLRIFSTNSLYMGAIFGGLVNSSATVAEMSTRVETAGLSRKMTTLCLLTTIAMFARNLVLVVLFSPASLTATLMPLVAMSLVSTLWIWNDNFKTNQEAHPTIAIQLDSPIAITKVLWFGLLFVIIQVGGTLLTKVFGGYGMLATGIFGGLVSSASTTVAAATMASHGKVTASIAGDVAVLSSLASTVINLPIVWRTVKDKAVVKNLTIELITVMVTGIAVVILDRVFEFSDFLLKH; from the coding sequence GTGCTGTTACGTATTTTTAGTACTAACAGCCTTTACATGGGGGCAATCTTTGGCGGATTGGTTAACAGCAGCGCAACCGTTGCTGAAATGAGCACCAGAGTTGAAACCGCAGGTTTGAGCCGTAAGATGACCACACTTTGCCTTTTAACCACCATTGCTATGTTTGCACGGAACCTTGTACTGGTGGTGTTATTCTCACCTGCATCATTAACGGCTACCTTAATGCCTTTAGTGGCTATGTCGCTCGTTTCAACGCTATGGATTTGGAATGACAACTTCAAGACAAATCAAGAAGCCCACCCCACTATTGCCATACAACTTGACTCGCCAATTGCTATCACAAAAGTGCTTTGGTTTGGGTTATTGTTTGTAATTATCCAGGTTGGCGGCACTTTGCTAACTAAAGTATTTGGTGGTTATGGGATGCTGGCAACCGGTATTTTCGGCGGATTGGTGAGTAGCGCCAGTACTACCGTCGCAGCAGCTACAATGGCTAGTCACGGTAAAGTAACAGCCTCTATAGCAGGTGATGTGGCCGTGCTGTCCTCATTGGCAAGTACGGTTATTAACTTGCCTATTGTTTGGCGCACTGTTAAAGACAAAGCAGTTGTAAAAAATCTGACTATTGAACTCATCACAGTGATGGTGACGGGCATTGCCGTAGTTATATTGGATAGGGTCTTTGAGTTTTCTGATTTCTTATTAAAGCATTAA